One Kribbella sp. NBC_00662 genomic region harbors:
- a CDS encoding CGNR zinc finger domain-containing protein, which translates to MHLNPYGADAVLLAVNLVTRPATTPEELAERCEESGVESRLVRERRVTAADLAAVRTAIDEWLQVVDAEDEQTRVDLVNAMLAKYTEHPRLTNHADDGWHMHYRPENVPVGRLVATLISTGTALHLAGRGITRLGRCATDGCDNVYADLSRTGRQRYCSPTCANRDAVRRHRARAS; encoded by the coding sequence ATGCATCTCAACCCTTACGGCGCGGACGCCGTCCTGCTGGCGGTCAATCTGGTCACACGGCCGGCGACGACGCCGGAGGAGCTGGCCGAGCGATGCGAGGAGAGCGGTGTCGAGAGCCGGCTCGTCCGCGAGCGCCGCGTCACCGCCGCGGATCTGGCAGCAGTCCGGACCGCGATCGACGAGTGGCTCCAGGTAGTGGATGCAGAGGACGAGCAGACGCGCGTGGATCTGGTGAACGCGATGCTCGCGAAGTACACCGAGCATCCGCGGCTCACCAACCACGCCGACGACGGCTGGCATATGCACTACCGCCCGGAGAACGTGCCGGTCGGGCGACTGGTGGCGACGCTGATCAGCACCGGTACCGCGCTGCACCTGGCCGGTCGCGGCATCACCCGACTCGGCCGCTGCGCCACCGACGGCTGCGACAACGTGTACGCCGATCTGTCCCGCACCGGCCGCCAGCGCTACTGCAGCCCCACCTGCGCCAACCGCGACGCCGTCCGCCGCCACCGCGCTCGCGCGTCCTAG
- the larB gene encoding nickel pincer cofactor biosynthesis protein LarB gives MTHLPDQGPQPGVHDLGYARLDTDRLERTGDAEVVYGAGKTPSQVVELLRTLHATHPGHAVLATRLTEEAQEAVIAALPDAVVDPVGRTAVLGEPGVLRGTVAVVAAGTSDAPVAAEAATTARVFGADVDVITDVGVAGLHRVLGVRERLDAADCLIVVAGMEGALPSVVGGLVGVPLVAVPTSVGYGASFGGLAALLGMLNSCAPGVSVVNIDNGFGAGVFAARVARQSVPRETKEA, from the coding sequence GTGACACATTTGCCTGATCAGGGCCCACAACCGGGCGTCCACGACCTCGGATATGCCCGCCTCGACACCGACCGGTTGGAGCGCACCGGCGACGCCGAAGTCGTTTACGGAGCCGGTAAGACGCCGTCTCAGGTGGTGGAACTGCTGCGCACACTGCACGCCACGCACCCCGGCCACGCCGTTCTCGCGACCCGGCTGACCGAAGAGGCGCAGGAGGCGGTGATCGCCGCGCTGCCGGACGCAGTTGTTGATCCGGTCGGGCGTACGGCGGTCCTCGGCGAGCCCGGCGTACTGCGCGGAACCGTCGCCGTGGTCGCTGCTGGTACGTCGGACGCCCCCGTGGCGGCCGAGGCGGCGACGACTGCCCGCGTGTTCGGGGCGGACGTGGACGTGATCACGGACGTCGGCGTGGCCGGTCTGCACCGGGTGCTCGGCGTCCGGGAGCGGCTCGATGCTGCGGACTGCTTGATCGTCGTGGCCGGCATGGAGGGTGCGCTGCCGAGCGTGGTCGGCGGGCTGGTCGGCGTACCGCTGGTGGCCGTGCCGACGTCCGTCGGGTACGGCGCCTCGTTCGGCGGACTGGCTGCGTTGCTCGGCATGCTGAACTCGTGCGCACCTGGGGTATCGGTCGTGAACATCGACAACGGGTTCGGGGCCGGAGTGTTCGCCGCGAGAGTGGCCCGGCAGTCCGTTCCGCGCGAGACAAAGGAAGCCTGA
- the serS gene encoding serine--tRNA ligase, with protein sequence MIDAKLLRENPDVVRAALTKRGESTDLVDQILVADSERRSSISAFEALRAEQKTLGKQVAQAKGDERTALLARTKTVAADVKANEAAAKEAEQRFDELAKALPNLVSDEAPVGGEDDFVVVEEVGKPRDFAAEGFEPRDHLELGELLDAIDMERGAKISGSRFYFLKGAGMLLQLGMLQLAIQQAVENGFTPMITPTLVKPEVMGGTGYLSAHDDVYRLEDPELYLTGTSEVALAGYHMDEILDLSNGPIRYAGWSSCYRKEAGSHGKDTRGIIRVHQFDKVEMFSYCRLEDAADEHLRLLAWEKEMLDKMELSYRVIDTATGDLGVSAYRKFDCEAWVPTQGRYRELTSTSNCTDFQARRLNIRYRDADGKTQPVATLNGTLATTRWIVAILETHQLKDGSVRVPTALQPYVGGREVLEPVGK encoded by the coding sequence GTGATTGACGCGAAACTGCTCCGTGAGAACCCCGATGTCGTCCGCGCGGCCCTGACCAAGCGCGGTGAGAGTACGGACCTGGTCGACCAGATTCTGGTCGCCGACAGTGAGCGTCGATCGTCCATCTCCGCCTTCGAGGCGCTCCGGGCCGAGCAGAAGACGCTCGGCAAGCAGGTCGCCCAGGCCAAGGGTGACGAGCGCACCGCGCTGCTGGCGCGCACCAAGACCGTGGCCGCGGACGTGAAGGCCAACGAGGCTGCCGCCAAGGAGGCCGAGCAGCGCTTCGACGAGCTCGCCAAGGCGCTGCCGAACCTGGTCTCCGACGAGGCCCCGGTCGGCGGCGAGGACGACTTCGTCGTGGTCGAGGAGGTCGGCAAGCCGCGCGACTTCGCCGCCGAGGGCTTCGAGCCCCGCGACCACCTCGAGCTGGGCGAGCTGCTCGACGCGATCGACATGGAGCGCGGCGCCAAGATCAGCGGCTCGCGGTTCTACTTCCTCAAGGGCGCCGGCATGCTGCTGCAGCTCGGCATGCTCCAGCTGGCGATCCAGCAGGCGGTGGAGAACGGCTTCACCCCGATGATCACGCCGACGCTGGTCAAGCCCGAGGTGATGGGCGGCACCGGGTACCTGTCCGCGCACGACGACGTCTACCGGCTCGAGGACCCCGAGCTGTACCTGACCGGTACGTCGGAGGTCGCGCTGGCCGGCTACCACATGGACGAGATCCTCGACCTGTCGAACGGCCCGATCCGGTACGCCGGCTGGTCGTCCTGCTACCGCAAGGAAGCCGGGTCGCACGGGAAGGACACCCGCGGGATCATCCGCGTCCACCAGTTCGACAAGGTCGAGATGTTCTCCTACTGCAGGCTCGAGGATGCCGCCGACGAGCACCTGCGGCTGCTGGCCTGGGAGAAGGAGATGCTCGACAAGATGGAGCTGAGCTACCGGGTGATCGACACCGCGACCGGTGACCTCGGCGTCTCGGCGTACCGGAAGTTCGACTGCGAGGCGTGGGTGCCGACCCAGGGGCGGTACCGCGAGCTGACCTCGACGTCGAACTGCACGGACTTCCAGGCGCGCCGGCTGAACATCCGGTACCGCGACGCCGACGGCAAGACGCAGCCGGTCGCGACGCTGAACGGGACGCTGGCCACCACGCGCTGGATCGTCGCGATCCTGGAGACCCACCAGCTGAAAGACGGTTCGGTGCGCGTGCCGACCGCCCTGCAGCCGTACGTCGGCGGCCGCGAAGTCCTCGAACCGGTCGGTAAATGA
- a CDS encoding DUF4446 family protein, whose amino-acid sequence MSSTLAGAFGVAALFVAVLALVFAIQALRARTVTSDKSTPAALPEPEPQAEPEPKPGTVKSELRKLGKELAVTRGELKETLQHLAVVRYDAFGETGGKLSWSMAILDNNGDGVVLTSINSRADARTYAKEIKSFASESKLSPEEEEAIDTLRKEAGPTVD is encoded by the coding sequence GTGTCTTCGACGTTAGCCGGTGCCTTCGGGGTCGCTGCCCTGTTCGTGGCGGTGCTTGCCCTGGTCTTCGCAATCCAGGCCCTCCGGGCCCGGACCGTCACGTCGGACAAGTCCACACCCGCAGCCCTCCCGGAGCCGGAACCGCAGGCCGAACCCGAGCCCAAACCCGGCACGGTGAAGTCCGAACTGCGCAAACTCGGCAAGGAGCTGGCTGTCACCCGCGGCGAACTGAAGGAGACGCTGCAGCACCTCGCCGTGGTCAGGTACGACGCGTTCGGCGAGACCGGCGGGAAGTTGTCCTGGTCGATGGCAATCCTGGACAACAACGGCGACGGAGTCGTGCTGACCTCGATCAACAGCCGGGCCGATGCACGGACGTACGCGAAGGAGATCAAGTCCTTCGCCAGCGAATCCAAACTCTCCCCGGAAGAGGAAGAAGCAATCGACACCCTCCGCAAGGAAGCGGGACCGACGGTCGACTGA
- a CDS encoding HAD family hydrolase — translation MREKPTAVALDIDGTLIDHDEGMSAAVLDAVRRTAAQVPVILATGRAWSTTKPVAERLGLPAGGFVVCSNGARTMRFPDGEVVDERTFDPSTVITSVRKYAPKARMAVEESDGTYLVTAPFPDGDLGRDARIRVVGDDELAPQPVTRLIIRDPDQSESDFVHLAERLGLHGVSYFVGWTAWLDIAPEGVDKSTGLKVALAQYDLEPSGLLAIGDGRNDIEMLTYAGLGIAMGSAPDEVKASADEVTKSVQDDGVATILNRWF, via the coding sequence ATGAGAGAAAAGCCGACGGCTGTTGCCCTGGACATCGATGGCACGCTGATCGACCACGACGAGGGGATGTCGGCCGCGGTCCTCGACGCGGTACGGCGTACCGCCGCGCAGGTGCCCGTCATCCTGGCCACGGGCCGGGCCTGGTCGACCACCAAACCGGTGGCCGAGCGGCTCGGCCTGCCGGCCGGCGGATTCGTTGTCTGTAGCAACGGTGCCCGGACGATGCGGTTCCCGGACGGCGAGGTCGTCGACGAGCGGACCTTCGACCCGTCGACCGTGATCACATCGGTGCGCAAGTACGCGCCGAAAGCACGGATGGCGGTCGAGGAGTCCGACGGCACCTATCTGGTGACCGCGCCTTTCCCGGACGGCGATCTCGGTCGGGACGCCAGGATTCGCGTGGTCGGCGACGACGAGCTCGCGCCCCAGCCGGTGACCCGGTTGATCATCCGCGACCCGGACCAGTCGGAGAGCGACTTCGTTCACCTGGCGGAACGCCTCGGGCTGCACGGCGTGAGTTACTTCGTCGGCTGGACCGCCTGGCTCGACATCGCGCCGGAGGGCGTCGACAAGTCGACCGGGCTGAAGGTCGCGCTCGCGCAGTACGACCTGGAGCCGTCCGGTCTGCTCGCGATAGGTGACGGACGCAACGACATCGAGATGCTGACCTACGCCGGTCTCGGTATCGCCATGGGCTCGGCTCCTGACGAGGTGAAGGCATCCGCCGACGAGGTGACCAAGTCTGTCCAGGACGACGGCGTCGCCACGATACTCAACCGCTGGTTCTGA
- a CDS encoding HAD family hydrolase has translation MTASQYPRLIATDLDGTLVRSDGTVSARTLTAVRAAQHAGSVFVMVTARPPRWLHDLSDLVGDHGVAIVANGAILYDVLHRKAIRTRLIDPAVALEVAHAIRTAIPDVQFAIERPDRYGQEPVYLNRWPKPDDTLVAAVEELLSEPAAKLLVRHPSLHSDELLARVTPLVGQRVTASHSGGHGLVEISATGVSKAAMLADFAAEQGISVAETIAFGDSVNDLPMLAWAGTSYGVANAHPEVLAVVDKVCPANDEDGVAAVLEELLQPLK, from the coding sequence GTGACGGCTTCGCAGTACCCCCGCCTGATAGCCACTGATCTCGACGGAACGCTCGTCCGCAGTGACGGAACCGTGTCCGCCCGGACCTTGACAGCAGTGCGTGCCGCGCAGCACGCCGGAAGTGTTTTCGTGATGGTAACCGCGAGGCCACCTCGCTGGCTGCACGACCTGTCCGACCTCGTCGGCGATCACGGCGTCGCAATAGTTGCCAACGGCGCTATTTTGTACGACGTCCTGCATCGTAAGGCGATTCGGACCCGATTGATCGATCCCGCGGTCGCGCTCGAGGTCGCGCACGCGATCCGTACGGCGATCCCGGACGTGCAGTTCGCGATCGAGCGACCGGACCGTTACGGACAGGAACCGGTCTACCTCAATCGCTGGCCCAAACCTGACGACACGTTGGTCGCGGCGGTCGAGGAGCTACTTTCGGAGCCGGCCGCAAAACTGCTCGTCCGGCATCCGAGTCTGCACTCGGACGAGTTGCTGGCCCGCGTGACACCGTTGGTCGGCCAACGAGTGACGGCCAGCCACAGCGGCGGTCACGGGTTGGTGGAGATCTCCGCGACCGGTGTCTCGAAGGCCGCGATGCTCGCCGATTTCGCCGCAGAACAAGGGATCTCGGTTGCTGAGACGATCGCCTTCGGTGATTCCGTCAACGATCTGCCGATGCTCGCCTGGGCGGGTACGTCGTACGGGGTGGCCAACGCGCACCCCGAAGTACTCGCCGTGGTGGACAAAGTGTGTCCGGCAAACGACGAGGACGGCGTCGCCGCCGTCCTCGAGGAGTTGTTACAGCCTTTGAAATAA
- a CDS encoding WhiB family transcriptional regulator: MTGCIARSDIFQHRLMEEPPPASATRRTRERYEQLVREAKALCASCPLFTECLYSAVAEHDVSGFVAGTTAVQRRSIRNLLDVEVQADDFDQLAGARGTRRPVSHEEVLRLRTQYPNDSLESLAMRLGCSLSTVKRHLRRARRGQSPAAKTPRPRPEVSAVLDAFDTVVDHQQCQPRRTGSSRVA, translated from the coding sequence ATGACCGGCTGCATCGCCCGTTCCGACATCTTTCAGCACCGCCTGATGGAAGAACCGCCGCCCGCGTCCGCAACCCGGCGTACCCGGGAGCGGTACGAACAGCTCGTCCGCGAGGCAAAGGCGTTGTGCGCGTCCTGCCCGCTGTTCACCGAATGCCTGTACAGCGCCGTCGCCGAGCACGATGTCAGCGGCTTCGTCGCCGGAACCACTGCGGTGCAACGGCGTTCGATCCGCAACCTGCTCGACGTCGAGGTGCAGGCCGACGACTTCGACCAGCTCGCCGGTGCGCGGGGCACCCGCCGCCCGGTGAGCCACGAAGAGGTCCTCCGGCTGCGCACGCAGTACCCGAACGACAGCCTGGAGTCCCTGGCCATGCGGCTGGGCTGCTCGCTGTCGACGGTGAAGCGTCACCTGCGCCGCGCGCGGCGTGGGCAGAGCCCGGCAGCCAAGACGCCGCGGCCGCGGCCCGAGGTCAGCGCGGTGCTGGACGCGTTCGACACCGTCGTCGACCACCAGCAGTGCCAGCCACGCCGGACGGGCAGCAGCCGGGTCGCTTGA
- a CDS encoding bacterial proteasome activator family protein, with product MSESSSEGQGVPMAGARTEDGKVLIVGPDGMAVEGPPRSDDDHDDRDDEPRSVTELVEQPAKVMRVANMIRQLLEEVKSAPLDEASRARLRSIHEASIKELESGLAPELVEELERLSLDFTDDSTPTDAELRIAQAQLVGWLEGLFHGIQTALFAQQMAARQQLEQMRRALPGGQQLPEGHPGFPGAPQAGNTEDPRTGGMYL from the coding sequence ATGAGCGAGAGCAGCAGCGAGGGCCAGGGAGTTCCGATGGCCGGGGCGAGGACCGAGGACGGCAAGGTGCTGATCGTCGGGCCCGACGGCATGGCCGTCGAGGGGCCGCCGCGTTCCGACGACGATCACGACGACCGCGACGACGAACCGCGTTCGGTGACCGAACTCGTCGAGCAGCCCGCCAAGGTGATGCGAGTCGCCAACATGATCCGGCAGTTGCTGGAAGAGGTGAAGTCGGCTCCGCTCGACGAAGCCTCCCGGGCGCGGCTGCGCTCGATCCACGAAGCGTCGATCAAGGAGCTCGAGAGCGGCCTGGCGCCGGAGCTCGTCGAGGAGCTCGAGCGACTCAGCCTCGACTTCACCGACGACAGCACCCCGACCGACGCCGAGCTTCGGATCGCGCAGGCTCAGCTGGTCGGCTGGCTCGAGGGCCTGTTCCACGGCATCCAGACGGCGTTGTTCGCGCAGCAGATGGCCGCGCGTCAGCAGCTCGAGCAGATGCGCCGCGCGCTCCCCGGCGGCCAGCAGCTGCCCGAGGGGCACCCCGGTTTCCCCGGTGCACCGCAGGCCGGCAACACCGAGGACCCGCGCACTGGCGGGATGTATCTGTAG
- the larC gene encoding nickel pincer cofactor biosynthesis protein LarC produces MRIAWLDCSAGASGDMLLGAFIAAGADVAAINTAVAAVDPSLSVTVAQTARHQIAATKATVEVNGEPHPENTPDAGHGHAAGHGHTHAADEAAEHEHADAAGHGHGHGHDDGHRADHVHSGPTRAWADVRRLLEEATLNDAVRRRALDTFARLARAEAAAHGVEPDTVHFHEVGALDAIADIVGVAAASVSLDIDRIVVSTVVLGGGGQVRGQHGGIPIPGPAVLAILSEAQAPVTGGAAPYEMTTPTGAALLASLADEYGTLPPMRIQQTGVGAGGRDPVEVPNILRVVLGESTESSATELVYETNVDDLDPRIWPQVLARLMEAGAADAWLTPILMKKGRPAHTLSVLVGSANAEMVRAVILSETSAIGLREFGIRKHAADREFATVDVEGQRIHVKIARYGGQVVNVQPEYDDVAAAASALKKPVKSILAKAVAAGHDLWG; encoded by the coding sequence ATGCGCATCGCTTGGCTCGACTGCTCCGCCGGGGCCTCCGGGGACATGCTCCTGGGCGCGTTCATCGCCGCCGGGGCCGACGTGGCGGCCATCAACACCGCAGTGGCCGCCGTGGATCCGTCCCTCTCGGTCACGGTCGCCCAGACCGCCCGCCACCAGATCGCCGCGACCAAGGCCACGGTCGAGGTCAACGGCGAGCCCCACCCGGAGAACACCCCAGACGCCGGCCACGGCCACGCAGCAGGCCACGGCCACACTCACGCCGCTGACGAAGCAGCCGAGCACGAGCACGCCGACGCGGCGGGTCACGGCCACGGGCATGGGCACGACGACGGGCATAGGGCGGACCATGTGCACTCCGGCCCCACGCGGGCGTGGGCGGACGTTCGGCGTCTGCTCGAGGAGGCAACGCTGAACGATGCGGTGCGGCGGCGGGCTCTCGACACCTTCGCGCGGCTCGCGAGGGCTGAGGCTGCAGCTCACGGCGTCGAGCCGGACACTGTGCACTTCCACGAGGTCGGCGCGCTGGACGCGATCGCGGACATCGTCGGCGTGGCGGCAGCCTCCGTCTCGCTGGATATCGACCGCATTGTGGTGTCGACGGTCGTGCTGGGTGGTGGCGGACAGGTTCGCGGCCAGCACGGCGGGATCCCGATTCCCGGTCCGGCGGTCCTCGCGATCCTGTCCGAGGCACAAGCACCGGTCACCGGCGGCGCAGCGCCGTACGAGATGACGACGCCGACCGGCGCGGCTCTGCTGGCCAGCCTGGCGGACGAGTACGGGACGCTCCCGCCGATGCGGATCCAGCAGACCGGCGTGGGCGCCGGCGGCCGCGACCCGGTCGAGGTGCCGAACATTCTGCGCGTCGTGCTCGGCGAATCGACCGAGAGTTCGGCGACCGAGCTCGTCTACGAGACGAACGTCGACGACCTCGACCCGCGGATCTGGCCTCAGGTCCTGGCGCGGCTGATGGAGGCCGGCGCCGCCGACGCGTGGCTGACCCCGATCCTGATGAAGAAGGGCCGCCCGGCGCACACCCTCTCCGTGCTCGTCGGCAGCGCCAACGCCGAGATGGTCCGGGCCGTGATCCTGTCCGAGACCTCCGCGATCGGTCTGCGCGAGTTCGGTATCCGCAAGCACGCCGCGGATCGGGAGTTCGCCACGGTCGACGTCGAGGGTCAGCGGATCCACGTCAAGATCGCGCGGTACGGCGGCCAGGTCGTCAACGTCCAGCCGGAGTACGACGATGTGGCCGCGGCGGCGTCCGCTCTGAAGAAGCCGGTGAAGTCCATCCTCGCGAAGGCGGTCGCGGCCGGTCACGACCTCTGGGGTTAA
- a CDS encoding DUF2029 domain-containing protein produces the protein MSTDLQLGQKHGRRAVALYLVSTALIVAVGLLGPSVVVLTLTGRHPWLPSYWFDAHANDWLVSVMIYVAIALGGYGVFLATKALRHGWAPRVDRLIALGIGTTAAITLVPPMASGDVLIYAAYGRIMALGGDPYTASPADTIRLGYDPVIAATERPWQGARSVYGPIATWIQWLSSVIGGNSAQLTVWMLQLSIAISLIVTGLLLVKLVGKDLPARRRVIMLGLANPLILWSVLAGAHNDAIAVMFAVIALVAFRRHVFLAGILIGVAGCTKLSIGLVGVAMLWALRADRRKAAFFCGGGAIAMGGLYAIVGLQAFQQARSQTSFISTGTPHKVLLSFFTLFLPNGLVRTFLAILAWVGLIVVAILLSQVFPKSLVPQTHPDDPTPAAIRYTAIYAIAWVLTAMYSLPWYDVIAWVALAAVAASKVDGLMVVRTTMLAIAYVPGRDPNARQVAASLSDSLEFFSARLRDTLCPAVELAVLIGLIVWARRSGAQWWPYDWPRRKQKAVPQKAEAV, from the coding sequence ATGAGCACTGATCTCCAGCTCGGACAGAAGCACGGTCGCCGGGCCGTCGCGCTCTACCTGGTGAGCACGGCGCTGATCGTCGCGGTCGGCCTGCTCGGACCGTCCGTGGTCGTGCTGACCCTGACCGGCCGGCACCCGTGGCTCCCGTCGTACTGGTTCGACGCGCACGCCAACGACTGGCTCGTGTCGGTGATGATCTACGTCGCGATTGCGCTCGGCGGGTACGGCGTTTTCCTTGCCACCAAGGCGCTTCGGCACGGCTGGGCGCCGCGCGTCGACCGATTGATTGCCTTAGGCATCGGTACGACCGCGGCCATCACGTTGGTCCCGCCGATGGCTTCCGGCGACGTGCTGATCTACGCGGCGTACGGGCGGATCATGGCGCTCGGCGGCGACCCGTACACGGCCTCGCCGGCGGACACGATCCGGCTCGGGTACGACCCGGTCATCGCCGCGACCGAGCGGCCGTGGCAGGGCGCGCGCAGCGTGTACGGGCCGATCGCGACCTGGATCCAGTGGCTCTCGTCGGTGATCGGCGGCAACTCCGCGCAGCTCACCGTGTGGATGCTGCAGCTGTCGATCGCGATCAGCCTGATCGTCACCGGTCTGCTGCTGGTCAAGCTGGTCGGCAAGGACCTGCCGGCCCGCCGGCGCGTGATCATGCTCGGCCTCGCGAACCCGCTGATCCTCTGGTCGGTGCTGGCCGGCGCCCACAACGACGCGATCGCGGTGATGTTCGCGGTGATCGCACTGGTGGCGTTCCGGCGGCATGTGTTCCTGGCGGGCATCCTGATCGGCGTCGCAGGCTGCACCAAGCTCTCGATCGGCCTGGTCGGCGTGGCGATGCTGTGGGCGCTGCGTGCCGATCGGCGGAAGGCCGCGTTCTTCTGCGGCGGCGGTGCGATCGCGATGGGCGGTCTGTACGCGATCGTCGGCCTGCAGGCGTTCCAGCAGGCGCGGTCGCAGACGTCGTTCATCTCGACCGGTACGCCGCACAAGGTGCTGCTGAGCTTCTTCACGCTGTTCCTGCCGAACGGACTGGTCCGGACGTTCCTGGCGATCCTCGCGTGGGTCGGCCTGATCGTGGTCGCGATCCTGCTCTCGCAGGTGTTCCCGAAGTCGCTCGTGCCGCAGACGCATCCCGACGACCCGACGCCGGCCGCGATCCGGTACACCGCGATCTACGCGATCGCCTGGGTCCTGACCGCGATGTACTCACTGCCCTGGTACGACGTGATCGCCTGGGTCGCCCTCGCCGCGGTCGCCGCCTCGAAGGTCGACGGCCTGATGGTCGTCCGTACGACGATGCTCGCGATCGCGTACGTACCCGGCCGCGACCCGAACGCGCGCCAGGTCGCGGCGAGCCTGTCCGACTCGCTGGAGTTCTTCAGCGCACGACTGCGGGACACCCTCTGCCCAGCGGTCGAGCTGGCGGTGCTGATCGGGTTGATCGTCTGGGCGCGGCGCAGCGGTGCGCAATGGTGGCCGTACGACTGGCCGCGCCGTAAGCAGAAGGCTGTCCCGCAGAAGGCCGAAGCGGTTTAA
- a CDS encoding diacylglycerol kinase family protein, translating into MNHHPPSQVGRALTVVLGALPFTVITLLVFGHWPPLARWDQSVAARAAAYGAVRPNLVDFWQVIGAVVLPWTSRAVILVVAVYLWHRRARLLTIWLLVSAGAELGLVEAVQYIFTRAHPAQALVDADGWSYVSGHATAAFVMAGALGVVLPSVRGWRRRFRLLVLLPVIGVVWIASADRIALNVNYVSDVLGGWALGLAILTATSIGFGLRPGLRRRRRRTPSDGDGTAAPPRAAVIVNPIKVGDGVAFRRKVTRALEIRGYDEPLWLETREDDAGNAMAKQAIEYESDLVLVAGGDGTVRVVCSTLAHTGIPVGVIPAGTGNLLARNLHIPLDLDDALERILEGRDRRIDLVRVHGDQLDTDHFAVMAGLGLDAAIISDAPPHLKKQIGWTAYLVSAAKNINHPSVRVTLSLDDAEPIDRRVRTVVVGNVGMLQANIPLLPDARPDDGLLDVVVIAPRRVTQWPIVLWRLLTRTNRTDMYLERFTGRKVEIHAAVDVQRQLDGDPIGPGQFLSCEIEPGALTARVPKRR; encoded by the coding sequence ATGAACCACCACCCACCCAGTCAGGTAGGCCGTGCGCTCACGGTCGTACTGGGTGCGCTCCCGTTCACGGTGATCACGCTGCTGGTCTTCGGGCACTGGCCGCCGCTGGCACGCTGGGACCAGTCCGTGGCAGCCCGGGCCGCCGCTTACGGCGCGGTCCGCCCGAATCTGGTCGACTTCTGGCAGGTCATCGGTGCGGTGGTCCTGCCATGGACCTCGCGCGCTGTGATCCTGGTCGTCGCCGTCTACCTCTGGCACCGTCGGGCACGGCTGCTCACGATCTGGCTGCTGGTCAGCGCCGGCGCGGAGCTCGGCCTGGTCGAGGCGGTCCAGTACATCTTCACCAGAGCGCATCCGGCCCAGGCGCTGGTCGACGCCGACGGCTGGTCGTACGTCTCCGGCCACGCGACGGCCGCGTTCGTGATGGCGGGCGCGCTCGGCGTCGTACTGCCGTCCGTTCGCGGCTGGCGGCGGCGGTTCCGGCTGCTGGTGCTGCTGCCGGTGATCGGGGTGGTGTGGATCGCCTCCGCCGACCGGATCGCGCTGAACGTGAACTACGTCTCCGACGTACTCGGGGGCTGGGCGCTCGGGCTGGCGATCCTGACCGCGACCTCGATCGGTTTCGGTCTCCGGCCCGGGCTGCGCCGCCGACGCCGACGTACCCCGTCAGACGGTGACGGTACGGCGGCCCCGCCGCGGGCGGCCGTGATCGTCAACCCGATCAAGGTCGGCGACGGGGTGGCGTTCCGCCGGAAGGTCACCCGGGCCCTCGAGATCCGCGGGTACGACGAGCCGCTGTGGCTGGAGACCCGCGAGGACGACGCGGGGAACGCGATGGCGAAGCAGGCGATCGAGTACGAGTCGGATCTGGTGCTGGTCGCGGGCGGCGACGGCACGGTCCGCGTGGTCTGCTCGACGCTCGCGCACACCGGGATCCCGGTCGGCGTGATCCCCGCCGGCACCGGCAACCTCCTGGCCCGCAACCTGCACATCCCGCTCGACCTCGACGATGCCCTGGAACGGATCCTCGAAGGCCGGGACCGCCGCATCGACCTGGTCCGGGTGCACGGCGATCAGCTGGACACGGACCACTTCGCGGTGATGGCCGGCCTCGGGCTGGACGCCGCGATCATCTCGGACGCCCCACCACACCTGAAGAAGCAGATCGGGTGGACTGCGTACCTGGTGTCGGCCGCGAAGAACATCAACCACCCTTCGGTGCGAGTGACACTCTCCCTGGACGACGCAGAACCGATCGACCGCCGGGTACGGACGGTCGTCGTCGGGAACGTCGGGATGCTGCAGGCAAACATCCCGCTGCTGCCGGACGCACGGCCCGACGACGGGTTGCTGGACGTGGTCGTGATCGCCCCGCGCCGGGTGACGCAGTGGCCGATCGTCCTGTGGCGTCTGCTGACTCGCACCAACCGCACCGACATGTACCTCGAGCGCTTCACCGGCCGAAAGGTGGAGATCCACGCCGCTGTGGACGTCCAGCGGCAGTTGGATGGCGACCCGATCGGCCCGGGCCAGTTCCTCTCGTGCGAGATCGAACCTGGGGCGCTGACTGCTCGGGTACCCAAGCGCCGGTGA